The Paenibacillus beijingensis nucleotide sequence CCCTGCGAAAACATTGGATAGCGTGGGTTGCCTAATATGTTAATGATTTCAAAACGGCTGGCGTCGATTGCCGCCTATGTTACGCCGGGCAGCAGAGTGGCGGATATCGGATCGGATCACGCGTTGCTGCCGATTTTTCTCGTACAATCGGGCAAAGTGCCGTCCGCGATTGCCGGCGAGCTGAATGCCGGACCGCTGGAGGCGGCGCGCAAAGGAACCGCGGCAGCCGGATTGTCGGCAAAGATTCAAGTCCGGCAAGGAGACGGGCTGGCCGTTTTGCAGCCGGGAGAAGCGGATACTATTACGATATCCGGTATGGGCGGCAGTCTGATCCGCACCATATTGCAAGACGGGAATGAGGCCGGCAAGCTGGCCGGCGTGAAAGAACTGGTGCTGCAGCCCAATGTGGGGGAAGAGTTCGTGCGCGCCTGGCTGCTCGACAACGGCTGGTATTTGCAGGACGAGCACATATTGGAAGAGGACGGCAAAATATATGAGGTGCTTCATGCGCGCAAGCCTGCGGATGCGGCATCGCTGAACGACAAGCTGTACGGAGCGGACCAAGCCCGCAAGCTGAGGCTGCGCATGGGGCCTTATTTGTTGGGCCGGCCTACGGACGTTTTAGAGCGTAAATGGAATCAGGAGCTGGATAAGCTGGGCCGCATTATCGGTCAGCTGTCGCAGTCGGATCTGCCGGAAGCGCGAGCGAAGGAAAATGAATTGCTGCGGGAGATGCGCGAGATCGAGGAGGTGCTCTCATGTTTGCCCAAGGACAAACGGTAATCCAATTGATGGAGCAGCTGGCTCCGAAACAATACGCGATGGAAAATGATAAAATCGGCCTGCAGCTCGGCACGCTGAACAAAGAGATCCGTCAAGTGCTGGTGGCGCTGGACGTTACGGATGCGGTGGCGGATGAGGCGATTGCGATCGGAGCGGACCTGATCATCGCGCATCACGCGATTATTTACCGGCCGCTTGCAAAGCTGGATACGTCCACCCCGGCCGGCCGCTTGTACGAAAAGCTCATAAAGCACGATATCGTCGTCTATATCGCCCACACCAATTTGGATGTGACCGACGGCGGCATGAACGACTGGATGGCCGATCTGCTGGGAATTGCGGAGGAGAGCCGTTCAAGTCTGGAAGAGCTGCATACCGACAAGCTGTACAAGCTGGCCGTATTTGTGCCGAAGACCCATCACGAGCGCGTCCGCGAAGCGCTTTGGAACGCGGGGGCCGGCGGGATCGGCAATTATGACTGCTGCAGCTTTAATATCGAAGGGACCGGTACGTTCAGGCCCGGAGAAGGGACGGATCCGTTCATCGGAAGCCGGGGCAAGCTGGAGACGGTGGAGGAGATCCGGCTGGAGATGATCGTTCCGGACAGTGTACGCCGCAAAGCGGTGCAGGCGATGCTGAAAGCCCACCCGTACGAGGAAGTGGCTTACGACTTGTATCCGATGGATTTGAAAGGCCGCACCTGGGGGCTTGGCCGTGTCGGCAAGCTGAACGAGCCGCTGACGCTGGGCGAATTTGCCGAGCGGGTGAAAGAAGCCTTTGACGTTCCTTATGTCCGGCTTGTCGGAGATCCGGCCCGCAGCGTCAAAAAAGCGGCCGTGCTCGGCGGATCCGGCGCCCGTTATTACCGCAACGCGATCTTTGCAGGAGCGGACGTGCTTGTAACGGGCGACGTTGATTATCATACGGCCCATGACGCGCTTGCGGCCGGAATGTGCCTCATTGATCCGGGCCACAACGCGGAGAAAATTATGAAGCCGCGAGTGGCGGACTGGCTGTCGCAGCGGCTCGCAGAACGCAAGTACGCGACAAAGGTGGCCGCGTCGGCGGAAAATACGGAGCCGTTCCGCTTCGTATAGGAAACGGCGAACAAGGCGCGCTCATTCATCGTGAAGAAGGCTTCGAATAGAAGCTTTTCATACTGTGCTTGCTGCCGTTTCTTCCGGTTTTCTGAAACAAAAAATTGTTTTGGGAAGGAATGGCGGTTGAGCTTTGTCCGGATTCCTAGTATACTAGCTAGAGGATAAGGAAAGTTTGACAGACAATCGCTGGCGGCTTCGCGCCGCGAGAGGAAAGTCCGGGCTCCATAGGGCAGGATGCTGGATAACGTCCAGTCAGCGCGAGCTGAAGGATAGTGCCACAGAAACGGACCGCCGATGGCCGGCATTTGCCGGCACAGGCAAGGGTGGAACCGTGGTGTAAGAGACCACGAGCTGCATTGGTGACAATGCTGCTGGTAAACCCCATCTGGAGCAAGACCGAGAGGACGCCGGCGGCCTTTAAGGCCGCAACCCTGACCCGGGGTGCGTCCGGGTGTGTCGCTGGAGCCGTTCAGCAATGAACGGCCTAGATAGATGATTGTCGCTTCATCGTGGGAGGGTCGTTCCCGTTTGGACCACTAGAAGTACAGAACCCGGCTTACGGCAAACTTTCCGCAACGAACCTTTTAAGCGTTCCCGACAACGGGACGTTACTTACTTAAACAACCGGCCGCATTGAAGCGGCGCAGCAAAAAACGCGAAGAGCGTACTCCACGCGGAGCCGCTTATCGCGTTTTTTTGTCGTTGCCCAGCATTCACCGCTTCATAATGTTGTTATCGCCCGGACAATTGTCATTGCCGTTTTTTCGTCATGGCTCGTCCTTTAATCATCACCCGGAGCCCGTTCACGGATTCGCATTCTCGTATCGCTGGGCAATTGCCGACAGTCTGGCTTTTGCCCGGCTCGAAAAAGTTTGCAGCGACTTGCCGGTCGTCTCCGCCGCTTCGAGCGCCCTAACCACGTCGATTTGCCCATAGCCGAAATAATCGTCCTTGCCTTCCGGACCCAGATCCCGGGCTGTATTGCGCATCAGATCCATCACCTCGACATTGGTCAGTTCCGGGTTTTTGGAACGGATCAGCGCAGCGAGCGCGGCCGCGTGAGGGCTTGCCATCGAGGTGCCGGACAGCGCCGCATACTCATTGCCGGGGTATGTGCTGGCGATCGTGTCTCCGGGCGCTGCGACGTCGATATAGCTGCCGTAGTTGGAAAAAGATGCTTTCCGGCCGTTTGCATCAGTCGCAGCCACAGCGAGCACTTCGGGATATGCGGCCGGATAACCGGGCCGGTCCGTATTGTCATTGCCGCTTGCAGCGATCAGTACGACATCCTTATTGTAGGCATATTTAATGGCGTCGTGAAGAAAGGCCGCCTGCGCGTAATTGCCAAGACTCATGTTGATCACTTTGGCCCCGTGGTCGGTTGCCCAAATAATGCCCTGCGCAACGGAGTAAGTGGAGCCGGCGCCGCTGCTGTCCAGCACTTTGACCGGCATCACCTTGTTGTACCAGCTTATTCCGGCAACGCCTTCGCCGTTATTGACGCCGGCGGCGATAATGCCGGATACATGGGTGCCGTGTCCGACGTCGTCCGCGGGCGCCGATCCCGGCTCGACGATATTAGTGCCGCCGAGCAGCTTGCCCTTCAAATCCGGGTGGTCGGCCTGCACTCCGGTGTCCAGCACGCCCACGGAGACGGCAGTATCTCCTTTGGAAACGTTCCAGCCCCGTTCCGTTTCGATCGAGGGCAGATTCCATTGGTATTTCGAGTACAGCACATCATTGGGGACAATGGGAGAACCCGCCGCTTGGGCGGACTGGTCCTCTTTTGCCGGCAAGTTTACTTTGGATTGCAACGTTTTGGAACCATCCTTAATGTCATTCGTTAAATACAAGTAATGAGGTTCCACATATTCCGGCTTCCACCGCTTCTGAAAATAGGCCATCATGTTCCTTGCATCCATCTGGCGGGAACGGAATACAAAGGTTTTACCTAACTTTTGCTCTTTAGCGGCGCCGATATCCGACCGGATCTGCTGCATCTGCGCTTCGCTGGGATCGCGTTGAAAACGGACCACGACCTCGTTGATATGGTAATGGCTGGCGTTTCCGTTATCTTCTCCTTCGCGGACCGTCATATCTTTCATGGTGCCGGACTGGACCGATTCCATGCGGTAATGACCTTCTGCCGGGTAAGGAACGAGGCGTAAGTTGCGCATTTGGTGCTTTTGGACATCGCCTACCGTGTCCTGACGGATCAAGGCGATCATCCCGGCTGAGCGGTTACCGGGACGACGGGGCACGCCGAGCACGACGTAACGCTCGCCGTCCGTCATGAAAACCGGCGATTCGTAGAACCGGCCGCTTCCGGCCTCAGTGCGGGCTTTCGCCAAATAGCCCTCGGCCCTTTCTTTTAAATCCGGGGCAACGGAACCGGCCGAAACGGGGGAGGCTGCTCCGACCTGCTGCACGTACCGCAGCTGCGGGCGCTGCTTCATCATTTTTTGCAGATGTTTCGCAAGTCCCGGTCCGCTGTGATCCTTGGCGAGCATTTTGCCCAGCTCCTTGGAGCACTGGAGCGTGCACAGTTTTGCAGTGGCGTTCATGTCCCGCTGCAAGGAAGCGAGCTTAAGCGCTCGTTCCTTCTTGGCCGACAGCGCCTTCGTTTTTGTAATTTGCACATTGTCACCGCCGTTATCGCGGTTATTCGCTCCAAACCAAGGGGTGATCGGAAGCAGAAGAGCGAGCGCGGCCAGCGCGGTAAACCAGCCAACCCATTTTTTTCGCATCAAGTTCACTCCAATTCGTATATTAACGGCTCTGTTTAGAGTAAGGAGATGAATGCTAAAATATACAGCCGGTCTGCCCTCAGAAGCAGTACCATCCGCATGAAATTTGTGGTACGATGTTGATGATATGCACAGTTTGTCTGGAAGAAATGAAAGGGGACCAACCAATGTCATCTACCAATGTCAAGACGCTTAGCGAATCAACACGCGGCAAATTAAAACAAGCCATTTCGAATCTGGAGCCTTTTTTGAACGAACATTCCCTGTCCCAACTTACCACCCCGGAAGCGGGTGAAGAAGAACAGGCCTTTTATAAAGGATTGCTGTCGGACATGCGTCACCTGCTTGTTTATTCCGAGGTTGCTTACGAGAAGCTGGGCGTAACGCTGCGCCGTCCCAATTTCGATATCGACTATGCGGAACGGGTACTGTACGAAGTGTATCACCAATGCGTAAACGCCTTCTTTTATCCGAAAAATGAAGTTTATTCCGAGGACGGCCGTTATGCTTACACCGGTCAGGACGCCATTCGTTTCCGGGTAAAGCCGGTTCGCGTTGCGCGTGACATTGTGCTTGGCATTTCCAAAATTTTCGAAGAGCTGCGCGACGACCTTTCGTATTATGAAAATGACTATATGACCCAGCGCAGAATGCAGGGTTCAAAATAAGGCAGGCATAGATCACCTCCGCTGCGGGCAACTTGATAGCGGGGGTGATTTTTTTATGCCGAATGGCGTGAAATGCAGTGTCTCCAATTGCACATTCTGGGATGAGGGCAACCGGTGCGGGGCAAGCCACATCAACATTGAAATCGATGGGCATGCTTATGCAAACATTTCGGAAGAGTTTGGGGAAGAGCTCGGATCCGGGCATAAGGACCGGGCTAACGAGTCGGCCGCCACTTGCTGTCATACCTTTAAACCGAAGGAGTGAGCGAGCGGTGAGCCGAGGGAATAAGAACAAGAAGCCGAACGCGGACAAAGAGCGGCGGCGGAAGGAATGGATTCGGAAAGCGAACGAACATTTTCCGAACGAGGAAGCGGCTGCCGATTTCGGCGTCACAAAGGCGGATTTGAGCGCAGCGAGTGAACGGTCTTTGGGGGAACGCTCGTTCAAACGGAGAGCGCTGGCCGATATACGCTCCGCAGGCGTCAGTCTCGGCTGGATCGCGCTGCTGTTTGCGGTTGCTTCGTGGTTTGTATGGCCGGTATTGCTTGGGGGGACGGCGGCCGTTCTCGGATTTGTCGCTTTTTCTCAAGGAAGCCGCGGTCTCGGCATTATGGCAATGGTACTCGGTCTAATTGCGGTAACGATTTATTTGATCCTCATTCCTCTTTATTTTTTAACGGTTTAACGCGCACCGCCCGGCCGGCATCCCGTTCGCCCGCCGGGTTATTATCGTGCGCAGGACGGGTAATCGGCGGGGGACTAGCCCCTGCAGGCAAAAATGTGTAAAATAAAAGCAATACTATCTATTTCGGAGGCTCCAATGAGTATCGATCCGCGGATCATGAGGACAATGCTGCAGCTGCAGCTGTCGCCTACGTTGGATTTTAACGGCCGTGCATCGGCAAGTGCGTCAAATGACAATCTTTCCTCGCTGTTCGATAATCTGCTGACCGGTTTAATGGCGGCGGAAAGCGGCAATACAGGTGCAGGGAATGCTGCAGCGCTGCACGGAAAGACGGAGCGGACCGCTCTCGCCGCGCTGGTGGAATCGGCCGCCGTTTACGGCTCTCTCTCGCCGGACGCGAGCATGAACGTGAACGGCATCGCATCATCGGCCGGGCTTTCTGTGCCTCCGGCCGAACACGCGGCTGCGGAACGCCCGCCCGCTTCCGGACCTAACGGAACGGGGCTGCAAAGCGCTGCTGAAAGCGGCACGAATGCGGGGCAGGGGGGCAATCCGCTTTGGGACGCCCGGCTGCAAGCCGGTTCGCTGGCGGAGCCGGGATTCGAGCCTGCTGCTTATGATCCATTGATCTCGGAAGCGGCATCCAAGTACGGCGTCGATGCGTCGCTTATTAAAGCCGTTATCAGCTCGGAGTCATCGTTCAATGCTGAAGCGGTCTCTTCAAGCGGGGCAAAAGGGCTGATGCAGCTGATGGACGATACGGCGCGCAGCCTTGGCGTCAGCGACGCGTTCGACCCTTCCCAAAACATTGAAGCGGGCACCCGTTATTTGTCTTATTTGATCCGCAAATATGACGGCAGCGTTCCGACCGCTTTAGCGGCCTATAATGCCGGACCCGGAAGGCTGGAGCGGCTCGGTATCGGAAGCGGCAGCGAGCTCGCGGCCGGATTCTTATCTCTTCCGTTGGAGACGCAGCGTTACGTGACAAAAGTGCTGCAGAAACAGATCACTTATACCGTTTGACCGTTTCACGCCTGCAAGCGCCCGAAAAGCGGCGTTTGGGGCGTCATTTTTTGCTGCAAAAAGGCAGGCGGCACTTATTTTTTACACGCATCTTATTTTTACCGCCTATTGGAGAGGAGGAACAACTGTATGCTTTATTTCGACCACTGCGCCTCAACCCCTCCCCATCCCGACGTCGTCCGAACGATGGCCGAAGTAATGCAGCTGCACTATGCCAATCCGTCATCGCTGCACCGGGCCGGCCGTGAGGCAGAAGCGCTCATTGAGCGGGCGAGGAAACAGATGGCAAATCTGTTTGCCGTGAAGCCGGAGGAATGGGTGTTCACTTCGGGCGGCACGGAAAGCAATCAGCTCGCCATTAAAGGAGCCGCAATGCGGTTTCGCTCTCGCGGCAATCATTTGATTACGACCGAAGTGGAGCATCCTTCCGTTTACGAGGCGTTCCGGCAGTTGGAGCGCAGCGGCTTTCGGGTGACCTATCTGCCGGTAGACAAAACCGGCACGGTGTCGGTCACAGATTTGAAGCGCTCGTTAACCGAAGATACCGTGCTTGTCAGTGTAATGCATGTGAATAACGAAGTTGGAACGGTTCAGCCGATCGAAGAAATTGGCGAGCTGCTGCGGAATTATCCGAAAACGCTGTTTCATGTGGACGGGGTGCAGAGCATCGGCAAGCTGCCGGTAAATCTAAAGGAATGGGGAATCGACTTGTTCAGCGGTTCGGCACACAAGCTGCGCGGGCCGAAAGGAATCGGCTTATTGTATGTACGGGAAGGATTGGAACTGGAGCCATTGTTCAGCGGCGGCAGTCAGGAACGCGAGCTGCGGGCGGGAACGCCGAACGTGGCGGGCATTGTTGCGGCGGCGAAAGCCGTCCGGCTTGCGGTTGAAGGACAGGAAGAGCGGGCGGCGGCCATGCGAGCGCTGCAATCGCGGTTAACCGGGCGCTTGTCCTCCATCCCCGAGCTGGTCTTGAACAGCTGCGCGCCGCTCGTGGCGCCGCATATCGTTCATTTATCGTATCCCGGCATGAAGCCGGAGGTGATTGTCCACCAGCTGGAAGAGCTCGGAATGCTCGTCTCGACCAAGTCGGCCTGTTCGTCCAAAGACGACAAGCCGAGCCGCGTGCTGCTGGCGATGGGCTGCCCGCGCGAGCGTGCGGCGAGCGGGATCCGCATCAGCTTCGGGGACGAGCATACGAAAGCGGATATTGACGCGCTTGCGGCCGCGCTTGCGGCCGCGGTTCAAAAGCTTAAGCCGATGGAAAGGAGCGAAACGACAACATCATGATTTACGATCGCATATTGGTCCGTTTCGGCGAATTAACGATGAAAGGGCGGAACCGGGGACGGTTCGAGCAGCAGCTGCTCAGGCAGATCAAGCTGTCTCTGCGCGCTTTTTCCGCATTGCAGTACGAAAAAACGTACGGACGGATTTACATTATTTTAAACGGCGAGCCTTACGATAAAGTAGCGGAACGTCTGAAGGACGTGTTCGGCCTGTCGTCGTTCAGCCCCGTCAAACGGGCCGAGCCGGAACTCGAAAGCATACGGGACACCGCCTTGGACGTTATGCGCTCTCTTTCGTCCGTGCCTTCTACGTTCAAAGTGTCGGTTCGCAGAGGCTGGAAAGAGTTCCATCATGATTCGCAGCAGATGAACCATCTTGTCGGCTCGCATGTGCTGCGCGCAATTCCAGCGCTGAAGGTGGACGTGCGCAGCCCACAGGTGGAGCTGAGGGTTGATATCCAATACGAAGGGGCTTACATTTACTGCGAGTCCATTGCCGGAGCGGGCGGTTTTCCTTACGGGACGAGCGGGAAAGCGCTGCTGCTGCTGTCCGGGGGAATCGACAGTCCGGTGGCCGGATGGCTTGCGCTGCGCAAAGGACTGGAACTAGAAGCCGTCCATTTTCACAGCTATCCTTTTACAAGCGAGCAGGCGAAACAGAAAGTTATCGCTCTGGCAAGGAGGCTGGCCCACTATACCGGAAGACCTCTTAAGCTGCATCTGGTGCCGTTCACGGAAGTGCAAACCGCGCTGGCCGGGCAGAAGCAGGACCATCTGATGATAACGATGATGCGCCGGGCGATGCTGCGCATAACCGGAGAGCTGGCGGAGCGGCACGGGGCGTCGGCCGTCGTGACGGGCGACAGTCTCGGGCAGGTGGCCAGCCAAACGCTCGGCAGCATGAACGTGATCGGACGGACGATGGAGCTGCCGCTGCTGCGTCCGCTCATTATGATGGATAAACAGGAAATCATTGACATTGCCGAGCGCATCGGCACATTTGCTACGTCGATTTTGCCCTTCGAGGACTGCTGTACGCTCTTCGTGCCGAAATCGCCGAGCACCAATCCTAACCTGCGGGTCGTGGAGAAGGTGGAGTCCTTCATTCCGGAACTGGACGCGATGCTGCAGCGCGCTGTCGACGGTACGGAGACGGTTTCGCTTCGCGCGACGGACCGTGAACCGGAGTTCGTGCACACGACGGCGGCGGCCGGAGAGAACGACTGGTTTTAGCCGGGAACAAAGGAACCGAAAACAGCAGAACCCTATAACGGGAAACTGAAAAAAGTCTTGGTTTTATTGCTTCGGGCAACAAAACCAAGACTTTTTTTGCCGTTTCTGGCTTACAGACAACGGAGGTCGGAGACTGCAAAAAAAAAAGACTGATGATCGCTCACCAGCCTCTCTGCTTATTCGATAATTTTTTCCGCGCTCTCCCTTAATGGGTTTCTCTTCTTTTTTGCTGGGCGGCTTTGTTTTTGCGAAGATTCTGGGTGATGAGGCCCGTTGCCAGCACAATAACAATCAGAATAAGGATGAAGGACCATTCCAGAAGCGGACTGTCTTCGAAGAAAGCTGCAATTTTCTTTTCACCGGTAATCATATGAGCGGCCGTGTAGACGAGAACTGCGGATCCGACATAGGCAATCCATGGGAAACGATTAAGGAGACGGATGAAAAGAGTGCTTCCCCAAACGACGATCGGGATGCTGATAATAAGGCCGAGAATGACAAGCCATATGTTTCCGTGCGAAGCTCCCGCTACGGCGAGTACGTTATCCAATCCCATCGCGGCGTCGGCAATAACAATCGTGCGGATGGAGGCGGCAAGCGTGTTGCCCGCTTTAATGTTGTGTTCGCCCTCCTCCTGAACAAGCAGCTTATAGGCAATCCACAGCAGCAGCAGTCCTCCGGCCAAGTGCAGCCATGGCACATTAAGCAGTGAAGTGACGATCACCGTGGCGATAATGCGGATGGCAACCGCGCCGAACGTTCCCCAAATTACCGCTTTCTTCTGCTGCTCCTTTGGCAGATTGCGCGCCGCCATGCCGATGACGATCGCATTGTCGCCGGCAAGCATCAGGTCGATGAACACAATGGTGATCAGCGCCGTCCAAAATTCCATACTCATGACATCCATTAACAGGCTCTCTCCTTTGTGTTTTATCTGTTTCTCTTTATCCGGCCCGCTTCAGCAGGCATTTCGAACAACTCTCCCTTGTTTACGCAGCAAAAACGGAATGGATTCACTTTTTTTAAAAAAAATTGGACTATCCCCTCCGGCTTGGACATACAGCTGTTGTAGAGAGGTGAAATCCGATTGGACAATCTGCTAACGTTTCTGGAAATTGTACTGATTAACGTGCTGCTCAGCGGAGATAACGCGGTTGTCATTGCGATGGCCAGCCAGCATCTGCCGGAGCGGCAGCGCAAACGCGCGGTTTGGTGGGGAGCGGCGGCGGCGGTCGGATTGCGCTGTGTGCTCACGCTTGCTGCGATTTCGATGCTGTCCGTGCCGTTTCTGCAGGCGGCAGGCTCGCTTCTGCTCCTGTATATCGCCGTCAAGCTGCTTGCCGATGCCGAGCACGGTTCGGAGGGAGACGGGATCAAGCTTCAAAAGACGCATACTTTGGCCGGTGCGGTGCGGACGATCGTTGCAGCCGATTTCATTATGAGTCTCGATAACGTGCTTGCCATCGCGGCTGTTGCCGACGGCGATGAGATTCTTATTTTGCTCGGGATCGGAATTAGTATTCCGATGATCATTTGGGGCAGCCATCTGATCGGCCGAATGCTTGGCAAATTTCCTTCGCTTGTTTATATCGGAGCGGGTCTGCTCGGTTACGCCGCGGGTGAAATGATGATCAAGGATCCCGGAATGAACCGTCTCATTTTCCAACATCATGCGACGCTGCACGAGGCGGTTCCGCTGCTGTGCATCCCGCTTGTCATCATTGTCGCTTTGCTGAAACGGACGCGCTGATGAGTCCAGTTTAGCTGCCGGAATGCGCTCTTGGCGCAGCTTCCGCGGCTTTTTTTATTTGGCGGCCTGTTCATGCTGGTATTTTGATGTCACTTCCATTAAAATAAGGAGGATATAGTGTCGTCTTTCGTCTGCACGTTTTACGATTGGCAATTGCTGTCGGCGCTGCAAAAGAAACGGGGGGAATCGTTTGATCAAGAATCAATATTCCACCGGAATCGTTATTTTGCTCGCAGGGGTCGTTATATTGCTCGGCAAATTGGGTGTTTTCAGCTTTATCGGTTCGGTATTTTGGCCGTTGTTTGTGCTGATTCCGGGCGTTCTGCTGCATGTGCTCTATTTTGGCCGTCTGCTCCCCGCGGCTGTTCTCATTCCGGGCGGCATGTTGTCCGTATATGCGTTGTTGTTTTTGTTTTGCAATGTGTTCGGTTGGGACAACATGAAGTATTTGTGGCCATTTTTCATCTTCGGAATTGCCGTAGGACTTTACGAATATCATTTGTTCGACTTGTCCCGTCCGCGCACCGCATTTACGGTGGCAGCGGCGACGGCAATTATCGCGGCCGTATGTTTGGCGTTTGTGCTGCTTTGGAGCTGGGGGATTTATTTGATTGCGATCGCGCTTGTCGTAACAGGCGGATGGATGATGATCGGCAGACGCGCCCGTTGGTGATCGAAAGAGAGACAAAAAATAATTGATGGAGTGGATTTAATTCATGCATGCAAGAGAGAAACTGCGCAATATTGCCATTATAGCCCACGTCGACCATGGCAAGACGACTCTGGTTGACAAACTGCTTCAGCAGTCGGGAACATTTCGGGACAATGAGGTCGTTCAAGAGCGCGCAATGGACTCCAACGATTTGGAGAGAGAGCGCGGCATTACGATTTTGGCCAAAAATACGGCCATTAACTACAAGGATTACCTGATTAACATTGTCGATACCCCGGGCCACGCCGACTTTGGCGGCGAAGTGGAACGGATTATGAAGATGGTCGACGGCGTTCTGCTCGTTGTCGACGCCTTCGAAGGCTGTATGCCGCAGACGAAGTTCGTGCTGCGCAAAGCGCTTGAGCATCAGCTTACGCCGATCGTCGTGCTGAACAAGATCGACCGTCCGAACGCCCGTCCGGCCGAAGTGGTCGACGAAGTGCTCGATCTGTTCATCGAGCTCGGAGCCAACGACGACCAGCTGGAATTCCCGGTTGTGTATGCTTCGGCGCTGATGGGCACGTCGAGTCTGGACCCTGACAAACAGGATGAGAATATGGAAGCGATGTACGAGACGATCGTGAGCCACATTCCGCATCCGACCGAAAACGTGGAAGAGCCGCTTCAGTTCCTCGTTACGCTGCTTGACTATAACGAATATTTGGGACGCATCGCCGTCGGACGGGTTAACCGCGGCATTATCAAACAGGGTCAGTCGGTAGCCGTCATTAACCGCGAAGGTGTGACAAAGCAGGCCCGGATTGAGAAACTGTTCGGATTCCAAGGTCTGAAACGGGTGGAAGTTCCGGAAGCGGGCGCAGGCGATATCGTTGCGATCGCCGGCATCAAGGAAATCAACATCGGGGAAACGATTGCCGACCCTTCGAAGCCCGAAGCACTGCCAGTTCTGAAAATCGACGAGCCGACGCTGCAGATGACGTTCCTCGTCAACAACAGCCCGTTCGCGGGCCGCGAAGGCAAATGGGTAACGAGCCGCAAGCTGCGCGAACGTCTGTTCAAAGAGCTGGAGACCGACGTCGCGCTGCGGGTCGACGAAACAGACAGCCCGGATGTGTTCATCGTATCCGGCCGCGGCGAGCTTCACCTTGGCATCTTGATCGAAAACATGCGCCGCGAAGGCTACGAGCTGCAAGTGTCGAAGCCGGAAGTTATCATTAAAGAAGTCGACGGGAAACGGATGGAGCCGT carries:
- a CDS encoding TerC family protein; this translates as MDNLLTFLEIVLINVLLSGDNAVVIAMASQHLPERQRKRAVWWGAAAAVGLRCVLTLAAISMLSVPFLQAAGSLLLLYIAVKLLADAEHGSEGDGIKLQKTHTLAGAVRTIVAADFIMSLDNVLAIAAVADGDEILILLGIGISIPMIIWGSHLIGRMLGKFPSLVYIGAGLLGYAAGEMMIKDPGMNRLIFQHHATLHEAVPLLCIPLVIIVALLKRTR
- the typA gene encoding translational GTPase TypA, with protein sequence MHAREKLRNIAIIAHVDHGKTTLVDKLLQQSGTFRDNEVVQERAMDSNDLERERGITILAKNTAINYKDYLINIVDTPGHADFGGEVERIMKMVDGVLLVVDAFEGCMPQTKFVLRKALEHQLTPIVVLNKIDRPNARPAEVVDEVLDLFIELGANDDQLEFPVVYASALMGTSSLDPDKQDENMEAMYETIVSHIPHPTENVEEPLQFLVTLLDYNEYLGRIAVGRVNRGIIKQGQSVAVINREGVTKQARIEKLFGFQGLKRVEVPEAGAGDIVAIAGIKEINIGETIADPSKPEALPVLKIDEPTLQMTFLVNNSPFAGREGKWVTSRKLRERLFKELETDVALRVDETDSPDVFIVSGRGELHLGILIENMRREGYELQVSKPEVIIKEVDGKRMEPYERLLIDVPEDSMGSVMESLGTRKAEMINMINNGTGQVRLEFIIPARGLIGYRTQFLTLTRGYGIMNNAFENYGPLAGTGVGGRHQGVLVASENGTSTFYGMMGVEDRGVLFLEPGTEVYEGMIVGEHNRDNDIIVNICKEKQLTNVRSASKDDTVRLKTPVLFSLEQALEYLNDDEYCEITPKSIRLRKKILNKNERERAEKQRKTAQSGV
- a CDS encoding TerC family protein, with protein sequence MDVMSMEFWTALITIVFIDLMLAGDNAIVIGMAARNLPKEQQKKAVIWGTFGAVAIRIIATVIVTSLLNVPWLHLAGGLLLLWIAYKLLVQEEGEHNIKAGNTLAASIRTIVIADAAMGLDNVLAVAGASHGNIWLVILGLIISIPIVVWGSTLFIRLLNRFPWIAYVGSAVLVYTAAHMITGEKKIAAFFEDSPLLEWSFILILIVIVLATGLITQNLRKNKAAQQKRRETH
- the thiI gene encoding tRNA uracil 4-sulfurtransferase ThiI — encoded protein: MIYDRILVRFGELTMKGRNRGRFEQQLLRQIKLSLRAFSALQYEKTYGRIYIILNGEPYDKVAERLKDVFGLSSFSPVKRAEPELESIRDTALDVMRSLSSVPSTFKVSVRRGWKEFHHDSQQMNHLVGSHVLRAIPALKVDVRSPQVELRVDIQYEGAYIYCESIAGAGGFPYGTSGKALLLLSGGIDSPVAGWLALRKGLELEAVHFHSYPFTSEQAKQKVIALARRLAHYTGRPLKLHLVPFTEVQTALAGQKQDHLMITMMRRAMLRITGELAERHGASAVVTGDSLGQVASQTLGSMNVIGRTMELPLLRPLIMMDKQEIIDIAERIGTFATSILPFEDCCTLFVPKSPSTNPNLRVVEKVESFIPELDAMLQRAVDGTETVSLRATDREPEFVHTTAAAGENDWF